gcggaccccaaaatacgtacagtcgtgtacatgagccttaAAGGTAATCTTCCAGTGACTATATTTGTGAGTTATGACCTCCTTTCTgaccctcagctgtgtcatgtgaccagcatttTGATTtctaactgacacaggacagaaagccaggtacttctctattcattcctatgagactgactgaGGCTCAATAAGAATACATAgaaaaactggcttcctgtccacacataagacgcTGTGTTATTTGGACAGTCAGAGTGGTGGTtacatgacacagctaaggatcagaagggaggttataactagcaaatacagacactggtaagaaaattaccttcatTACAGTTTACGTCATATGCCTAACAGGTAAGAGGATAAAGATTTTTGTGGGGGTGCTTCTTTACCCAATTCTTTACCCATGTGCATATATTTTCCCCTAGCCCCTGCATCCATAGCTTTGCTGATGTGgttggtacagtatcaaatgctttggtaaAATCTAGATACAGTGTATGACCAACATCCAGATTTGTACTTACCTCCGCAAACAAAGAAAGCATTTTAGTTAGCTGTTCTTCATGAatttattttcagtttttaaTTTCAGATACCATAAGCAAGCAAAATGGGTGACTGGAGTTTTCTTGAAAAATTGCTGGACCAAGTACAGGAGCATTCTACAGCGGTTGGAAAAATCTGGCTTGTGGTCTTGTTTGTGTTCCGTCTCCTAATTCTGAGCTTAGCCGGAGAGTCTGTTTGGGGGGATGAGCAAGCAGACTTCATCTGCAACACTAAAGAACCTGGATGTCCTAATGTTTGTTATGATAAGGCATTTCCTatttcccatattcgctattgggTGCTCCAGTTCCTATTTGTCAGCACTCCTACCCTATTTTATCTGGGTCATGTACTTTACATATCAAGGAAGGAAGCAAAGttaagaaataaagaaaatgagTATAAAGTCATGGATGAAAAAGTCCATCAAGTAAACCATGATGAAAAGAAACCTAGGAAATTCTTAATTCAGGAAGATGGAAGAGTCAGGATTAGGGGAGCTCTGATGTGCACATACATAACTAGTATCATTTTTAAGAGCATATTTGAGGCTGGATTTCTACTTGgtcagtggtatctgtatggctTTGTGATGGCTCCAAACTACGTGTGTGAAAGACTTCCATGTCCTCACAAGGTAGACTGCTTTGTGTCTCGACCCATGGAGAAAACCATATTCATCCTTTTCATGCTTGTTGTCTCCCTCATCTCGTTATTCCTCAACTTACTAGAGCTGACTATTCTAGTTTTTCAAAGTATTTGCCGGAAGGTAAAACGCCTTATGTCTGCCAAATATACAGGTGATACACAAGAGATATTCCATGAAAAGGCCTACAGCTCACCTAGTGCACCGGTGCTGGATAAATCTTGCTTGTTTTTTACTGTTGACAAGGATAAGCATCCTGCCTACAAAATATCCAATGAGGAGAACTGGGCTAACTACAATACTGAAAAGGAGTTGGGATTAAACGTTGGATTACACACAAGCATGGAATGTAACTCTTACTGTGATGCTACCAACCGATCAAATAGTTCTGTCTGGAAAAAACAATACGTGTAAATGTACCATCTTGACTCTAAAACTGCAATATGTTGAAAATAGGTTATTTTTCTTGATGCTTCCtacttttattattatgttttttaaGTTATTattgatcctgaaaaaaataaaagctcaAGTTTGGATATCTGTTTCTAGAAACAAGGTATGTACAGAACTTGTATGAAATATATCTTTATGACAACATAGGGTGTTCAGATAAAACAATGAACAAACACTTGAAAGACTTTGACAAGGTGGACTGGCCCTGGAAAAACAGCAAAATGTGGCAccgtgttgtaggcaggtccaaattgacaaaaggtGCGTCAACACAAGCAGATAGGGCCAGCGagaccacagtacagcacaaaatactgtcgccCTGGACACAGTATTCAACTGCATCACTGTCCTGATGATGGCGATACAGTAGAATTCAGAAGGTCACCTGTGGGCCATTGGTCAGGTGCATAAATACCTGATgatcctacattaattaatgttgAAAGCATAAGACCATTTTATACCCAGCCAATGGCCTGGAGTAGAGCTCAGACGGCCCTCCTGGCATTGGACCACCGTGAAAATCCCCTGTAGGGTCAGGGTCCCCTATAGCCAGTACACACCTGGACTTTGAGCTCATTAGTTTATAATGTACGCCAAGATGCCGTGAGCAGCCAGGTGGAGAAACAAGAGAAGCATGGGACATTTGAAATCATTTAACTCTAATGAGTTTAGTTCTTAGATGCTTCAACTTCTATCCCTTTATTCTTTCTttaaatgtgtgtatatatatatatatatatatatatatatatatatatatatacagtcgcaggaaaaagtatgtgaaccctttggaatgatatgaatttctgcacaaattggtcataaaatgtgatctgatatttatctaagtcacaacaatagacaatcacagtctgcttaaactaataacacacaaataattaaatgttaccatgtttttattgaacacaccatttaaacatccacagtgtaggtggaaaaattatgtgaacctttggatttaataactggttgaacctcctttggcagcaataacttcaaccaaacgtttcctgtagttgcagatcagacgcgcacaacggtcaggagtaaatgttgaccattcctctttacagaactgtttcagttcagcaatattcttgggatgtctggtgtgaatcgctttcttgaggtcatgccacagcttctccatcgggttgaggtcaggactctgactgggacactccagaaggcgtattttcttctgtttaagccattctgttgttgatgtacttctatgctttgggtcgttgtcctgttgcaacacccatcttctgttgagcttcagctggtggacagatggccttaagttctcctgcaaaacgtcttgataaacttgggaattcatttttccttcgatgatagcaatccgtccaggtcctgacgcagcaaagcagccccaaccatgatgctcccaccaccatacttcacagttgggatgaggttttgatgttggtgtgctgtgcctctttttctccacacatagtgttgtgtgtttcttccaaacaactcaactttggcttcatctgtccacagaatattttgccagtactgctgtggaacatccaggtgctcttgtgcaaactgtaaatgtgcagcaatgttttttttggacagcagtggcttcctctgtggtatcctcccacgaa
This is a stretch of genomic DNA from Bufo gargarizans isolate SCDJY-AF-19 chromosome 3, ASM1485885v1, whole genome shotgun sequence. It encodes these proteins:
- the LOC122931256 gene encoding gap junction alpha-4 protein-like, which gives rise to MGDWSFLEKLLDQVQEHSTAVGKIWLVVLFVFRLLILSLAGESVWGDEQADFICNTKEPGCPNVCYDKAFPISHIRYWVLQFLFVSTPTLFYLGHVLYISRKEAKLRNKENEYKVMDEKVHQVNHDEKKPRKFLIQEDGRVRIRGALMCTYITSIIFKSIFEAGFLLGQWYLYGFVMAPNYVCERLPCPHKVDCFVSRPMEKTIFILFMLVVSLISLFLNLLELTILVFQSICRKVKRLMSAKYTGDTQEIFHEKAYSSPSAPVLDKSCLFFTVDKDKHPAYKISNEENWANYNTEKELGLNVGLHTSMECNSYCDATNRSNSSVWKKQYV